The genomic DNA GTATTCATAGTATATATTCAAGTTAAAGCAGGTTGGGTTATTGGTTTTGGTATACCAGTGGgtcttatgttgttttcttctGTCGTGTTTTTCTTGGGATCTTTTATGTATGttaaagtgaaaccaaacaaGAGTTTACTTGCTGGATTTGCTCAAGTCATTGTTGCATCATGGAAAAACAGACACTTAACTTTGCCTCCAAACAACTCTGGTTTGTGGTATTTCCAAAGTGGCTCTAATCTTGTTCAGCCCACGGACAAAGCAAGGTAATACTTTGTCTTATTCAATTAATGTATGTTGAAAActcttcatttttattaaatagtttggtgaccaaaatttcgAATAAGTGGAGAATTCAGGGTTCGAACTCAGCTCCGCATGTATAATACAATGTCTCTATCAATTAAACTATACGGACAAGGACATTTATCAATTAACATAAATTTGATTCTTTGTATAGGTTCTTGAACAAGGCTTGCATTATGAAGAACAGAGAAAAAGATTTAGACTCTAATGGGATGCCAATTGATCCATGGAGTTTATGTACAGTAAGACAAGTAGAGGAGTTGAAAGCAGTAATCAAAGTTCTTCCGCTATGGTCAACTGGCATCACAATTGCAGTTACAATAAGCCAACAATCGTTTTCTGTGGTCCAAGCAACCACTATGAACAGAATGGTTCACAATTTTGAGATTCCACCAACAAGTTTTAGTGCATTTGGAATTCTCACCTTAACCATATGGGTAGCTATTTATGACCGCATTATAGTTTCTTTGTTATCAAAGTacacaaaaaaaggaaaaggacTCACTTTAAAGCAAAGAATGGGAATTGGAATAGGAATATCATGTTTAGCCACCTTAGTAGCAGCATTAgtagagaaaaaaagaagaaatgaagCAATTAGAGAAGGATTTATAAATGATCCAAAAGGTGTAGTGAACATGTCTGCAATGTGGCTAGTACCTCAACATTGCTTAGTTGGTTTAGCTGAGGCATTCAGTGCAATTGgacaaattgagtttttttactcTCAATTTCCTAAAAGTATGTCTAGTATTGCTGTTTCACTTTTTACTCTTGGATTTGGGACAGGAAATTTGGTGGCTACCATTATAGTTAAGTCTGTTAAAAATGGGACACAAAGAGGAGGTCAAGTTAGTTGGTTATCAGCAAATATCAATCAAGGGCACTATGATTACTACTATTGGCTCCTTACTATTCTAAGTTTGGTGAATATGTTTTACTTCTTGTTGTGTAGCTGGGCTTATGGGAGTACTGAAGATATAAAAAATTGGGATGAAGAGGTTGATACAAAATCTGAAATGTCAAAATATGAGGAAGAAAATATCTAGTTAATTACATTCAAAGGAAAAGTAAATCTAGTTAATTAACCAAAACTCCAAAaaggttcttttttttttttagggcaAACAAAAGATTTCtcttctatattttattgtgatTGTATTGGTAAATTTATTTCTCTTTGTTAAGAAGTACTACTTTTTTAATGCAATTATTTGCTATcatctatttatcttttagttGTATTTGTTAAACAACCAATGCAATGTGTTTTTTTACATAAcaataataagaataagaacaacagcaacaacaactaatgcaatgattcttaaaaaaatacatttgaaaTTAGTGAATGAATATCTATATCTATGATTGCGTAATGGTATGAgtgtgttgttatttttttttattcactttgttttatattatattttataaagatTTTTCCTAATTTCCTTTAGATCCTAAGAGATTATCATTTAACATGAATACATGATAATATTTCTTATGAGTTAATAAGTTGAATTATTTTAAACTACTATTTTTAGGTACTTCAAGAggattgtttcaaaaaaaaaaggtacttCATGAGGATTAAAGTGTATGGTGCTCACATTTGTCAACAATGGTAGTTTCTCTCGGGATGAAAGATCAAtactcataaaataaaatattactaatttATCTCTTAGAGATTTTTTCGgaatattccttttttttaaaaaaataaaataaaatgccccactttgaaaaataaacatcaaaatatCCCATTTT from Medicago truncatula cultivar Jemalong A17 chromosome 8, MtrunA17r5.0-ANR, whole genome shotgun sequence includes the following:
- the LOC25502269 gene encoding protein NRT1/ PTR FAMILY 1.1 gives rise to the protein MEMSMEQNKDTEHVERKKGGYRTMPFIIANETFEKVANVGLHVNMVLYLLNEYHAEPSTAAIIIFLWNAGSNFMPLFGALLSDSCLGRFRVIAWGTIIDLLGLIVLWLTAIIRHARPPECNNGESCTSATGMQFLFLFSSLALMAFGAGGIRPCSLAFAADQINNPKNPKNERIMKSFFNWYYVSVGVSVMVSMVFIVYIQVKAGWVIGFGIPVGLMLFSSVVFFLGSFMYVKVKPNKSLLAGFAQVIVASWKNRHLTLPPNNSGLWYFQSGSNLVQPTDKARFLNKACIMKNREKDLDSNGMPIDPWSLCTVRQVEELKAVIKVLPLWSTGITIAVTISQQSFSVVQATTMNRMVHNFEIPPTSFSAFGILTLTIWVAIYDRIIVSLLSKYTKKGKGLTLKQRMGIGIGISCLATLVAALVEKKRRNEAIREGFINDPKGVVNMSAMWLVPQHCLVGLAEAFSAIGQIEFFYSQFPKSMSSIAVSLFTLGFGTGNLVATIIVKSVKNGTQRGGQVSWLSANINQGHYDYYYWLLTILSLVNMFYFLLCSWAYGSTEDIKNWDEEVDTKSEMSKYEEENI